Genomic window (bacterium):
GAGAATCCGTAAAGACAAACAGCGAGCGCCGAACCTAGCGATGAGCTCGACCGGGCCGCTTGGGAGGCGATGGCCAAGCACTCGCTCGTGTCAAAGTAGCCTGCCTCCGCCTGCAGGCGTTCAACTTCGCGGTAGATCGCCGCGACTTCCTCGAGCTTCTTCGAGCGCATTGCCCCGGAGAACTCCTCGAGCCGATCGGGCGTGACGCCGGCCTTCTTGAGATCGGTCAGGGTGATAAGAACGGCGCGAGGGGTGCCGGGCGATTCCCGAATGGGGGCGAAGTAGCCATCGGACGTCACCTTGGCGTTAATGGCCTTGCGCGCAATCAGGAACGCTCCAAGGGGCGACACAGGAATGCGCCCTGATGCCACAAGGGCCTCGAGTCCAACAGATTCCGCGAAATCCGGAAAGGTCTGGAACCGCACATTGAAGCACACGCCATGACGTTGGGCCAACAGCCGCATGAGGTGCCGACCGAGGACATGCGTGGGCACGAGCACAACGATGGAGCCTAGCGGATCGCGCCGGCGAATGGCGGCGACAGCCTCGGAGAACGCATCCTCGAGGTGGGGCTGGAAGGTACCGACGTAGTAAGTTTGCGTCAATATAGTGAGCCTGTCGCTAGATCTCTGGCGGACTCAGATCTATTCGTAGATTGCTCAGGGCCCGTGCAACTTCGGGTTCGGGCGAGCGAGACGTGAGATAGGCGAGCAAATCTTCCTGCCGCGGCTGGCCGAAGACCATGCGGTAAAGGGTCAGAGCCCGCCGGAGAGCAGCCAAACGGTTGAGATCCCGGCTCATCGCCAAGGCGGGGACGTGTCGTTCGATCTTTGCTCCACCGTCAATCTGGTACACCCAAAATGGCACGAGGTCCGAAACGCCCTCAGCGCGATCGCGGCTGCCCTGCTCAAATGCCGAATCCCAGGGATCGTTGCACCCTGTTGAGAGCGCTGAGGCCCCGTAACGCAAAGCGAGGTTCCTGCGAACAGCATGGCCCTTGTACCGATGGATCCGGCCTTCGCGTTGCTCGAGGTCTACCGGATTGGAAGGGAGATTCCAGTGCACAACTGCGTGGCAGTAGGGGTGGAAATCGAGGCCTTCCTGCCCGATAGATGTGGTGGCGACCACAAAGGGCCAAAAAGGCGAATTAAAGGCAGCTCGGACCTGGTCCTTGCGTGTGACCTCGGCTCCGCCGTCTGCATCGTCATCTCCGAACCGCATGGCAAACCGGGCGCGCATGCCTTGGTCCTCGATCGCGATGGCGTGCGAATCATTGTTCACAACGATTTCGTCAACCCGCGTCGTCGATGCGCGCAGACCGAGCGCGAAGTCCATGGCGCCAGAAACGGCTGCGGACACCTCATCGGGTTTTTTGTCGAAGAGGCCCAGCATCTCTCGCAGCATATGGGCAAACTCGTCGAGCGTCGCTTGAAGGCCGCCGTTCACACAGTAGTCCAGCACTCGGCGCCAGTAGGGCTCCTCGGGGTTCATTCCGCGAATCAACGCCATGACCTCAGGGAGGTTGAACAGGCTTCGGAACGCCCAGGCCACCTGTCCGGCGTGATTCCGTAGCCAGTCTTCCGGAAACCGTGCCGGGCCTCCTGCGATGCGCGCGAGCGCGCGCATCGCGGCGACAGCCGGCCCCGCTAGCGCCATCTCGGCGAGGACGCTCACCAGATCATCAGGAGGGCGCCCTAGTGGCGGGCGGTCCGCAACAAGGTCTCTAGCCCGTTTCACGTGCTCAGCCCAAATCGTATCTTCGCTCTGGTCCCGACGCGATTCCCCGGCGCTCGACCAAATCCAGTCCAGATTGCCTTGCGAAAGCCACCTGCGCGCAGCGGCGGGTTCAGTCAGAACATCGAGCAGAATCGGTGCGGCCCAGTACCACGTTTCGTCCACCGGCCCCGTGCCGCCGAGGGTCGCCCCGATCGCGGGCAATAGCCCCTCCAGGCGGCTCCCGACCCACTTGAGCATCTCCGAAATGAGCGGCGCCGCCCCGTCCGCGCCTCGTTCGCGGAAGAACTCGAGCGGGTCTCCCAACCGACCCAGCGCCATGCTCGGGTAGATGAGCCCCAGCACGGGCATCCCTGTGAGACGCCCTTCGCTGTCGCGCGCGAATCTGAGCAGCGGACTCCGGCGTCGCCGCGCCTCGACGGTGTTCTCCAGCACCGTATCAGCCCCCGAGGTCATCATCAAGCGCTCAGACTCGTAGCTCAGAATCGCCGCGATCACCTTGGGCGCCACCAGCCACGATGAGAACACTAACCGTTTTGTGAAGCGCTCCAGCACCTGATCATCAAACGGCCCACCGAGCCGATAGTAAGGCAAGGAGGGCGGAATCCACAACAAACGCCACGCCCCATTCCTCACCGTCTCGGTCAACATGCCCCTCAGTCTCGCGTTGCCAGGATCGATTTCCCCATAGGCCCGGATGGCGGGCCAGGGCAGCAGGAGCGATCCTGCACCCGAAAGCGCGGCCTCGAGCGCGCTGTGCTCGTTCGGATCTCCGACGGCCTCTTTTAACGCGCGCTTGAGATCATAGTTGTCCATGAAGTTCAAGAGGTAGGGCGCCGACTTCCAATACTCGAGGGTACCGTTCGTCTCGAGCAAGCGGGCGACCCTCTGCAACGCCACGAAGGCCTCGAGGTCCTGAGGCTCGAGGGTAACTCCCAGCATCGGGGCCTCAACGAGCATTCCGTTACGATCCTCGGAGGCGGCGAGCCGCTCGGTCCGTAGCATCACGCTTCGCAGATGGAACTCCAGTTGATGCTTGAGCTCCACGAGCCGGCCAGTCCCACCGCCGTCCAGCCTGAAGAGTTCACGGCGGTACTCCTTGAGGAGCCCCGCTAGCGCAGCTTTCTTGGTTTCGTCGCCAAGCAGAAACCCGAGGGTCCGTACAAAATCGTTATAGTGATCGTCCTCGCTCATCTCGGAGGAGGTTGTGTACATTCGGTAGGGGGTTGCCGACAGTAACAGGACGCGCGCGGTTGAAACGTCATCCGCGTACTCGAACAAACGACGGGCAAGCTGGCTCGCCTCATCGTCCCCGTCGAGCAAGTGCTTGAATCGCTGGAACTCGTCCAGGATGATGAGATCCGGCTGAAGCGCCTGAAGGCAGGTTGCGGCCAGGAGACTCCGCAACTCGCCAATTAGCCGGCTACGGTCGGTGGCGTCCTCTTGCGGGATGTTCTTCTTATCCTTGCTGAACCGGGTGCAGAGGTCATCAAACCGCGACCGCAGGTCGGGTTGGCCCTTCTGCTGATCGGAGGCGATTTGCCGCCCAACCGCGAGAACAAACTCCTCGGCCAGAGATTTATCGATCTCTCGGCTGTCGCGGAAATAGCGCACCCGGTCCCTGAAATTCCCAGTCTGGACGTGGCCCCGTAGGACGTTCAGTGGGCCTGTTCCGCGCAGATCCCAAGCCTCGCTGAGCAGCCAGTACAGCAGCGCGCGCTCTTCGGCCGTTCCCAAGTTCGACTTTAAGCTGAACGACGTGCCCGGCGTGAAGGACACGAAGTTCACCGAGTTGGTCTTCAAGTCTCGTAGGGTGATGGGGAGCAGCGTAATCCGTGAAGCTAAGGGGAGGTCCTCCTGGCCGGTCACGTTTAAGCGGTTAATGTTTTGCCGCGCGATTTCCGCGCTCGAGCAAATGTACACGATATCGATACGGGGAACCCGCCCCCACAGATGGTCGATCGCCTTGGCGATCACGCCGCGCGCGACCAATGTCTTGCCCAGGCCGACCTCATCCGCCAACAGGAAGCGGCGGGGGGAGTCAACGTCGAGGAAGAGCCTGCGGAAGACATACTCGACCGACCGGCGCTGGAAATCCTTGAGGCCGCTGAGGACGGTGGGGACGTCAGGGCGTCGGGCCGGCGTACTCATCCTTCAGCCTCTGCCGCGCAGTCCAGATCGGTTGCCAGACGGAGTTAAACCCGGGGGGGAGGAGGGCCTCCCCCTCGGGCGATTTCCGCAGATCGTCTATGAGGCGAGCGACTTCGTCCAGCTTTGCCGGGTTGCGGTCGAGCGTGCTGACTAGGACCTCGAAAAGTGCCGACCCATCCTCGGGCCCGAACAAGCCCTTAGTCCCCGGACCCTGACCGTTTCCGGAGAACAGCGCGTCTCTCGCCTCAATCTCGTCTTCCGAAAGAAGGAGAAAAAGGAAGCGCAGGACGCGGTCAGGGTCCCGGAGCAGTGAACGGAGGATTCTGTCCCGCCGATCCGCCGGGGCCCCTTCGATGGGCAGGTTCAGGACGAATCGGACGGCTCCCGGCACGCCATCGACCGTCCCGGCGATCTCGAAGGCCAGGAACGACGTTAGAGCTTCAAACGACAGCAGCCCGAAGTCCGCCAGGAGGCCGGTCCCAGCGGACAGCGATAACGCAGCGACGTCCTCCTTGAGCGTGATGGGCCAGCATCGGATGTCAAGGTCAGACGGCAGGTTCACCGCTTCCGCACCCCGGCCGAAGAGTCCGAGCCGGATCTGCTCTGGGCCATCGCCTGGGTCAACCCGAAGATACAGGGGCGCCGAGGCTACGGCCCGCCGCGCCAGCTCGAGGTGGCGTTCAAGTTGTTCCGAGATCGGCTCGGCGCCGGGCGCCTGATTCCCTGGCTCGAAGAGCTGGAGAAGACCGGCAAAGGGTACTGATTCATCCCCTCCGAGTACCGCATCCACGCCGCACCGGCTCTTGGCCCCAACGAGTTCAATGAGAAACTCCACGTTCGCGCCAAAGGCCCGCTCGGTGGCATTGGCCGAACCGACCCACACCCGGGCATCCCATCCCGCGTCGGCGACGTACAACTTCGCGTGAAGACCCGAGAGGGAACGCTCGCCTCCCGCATTGGTCTCTTCGTCGATCTCGTTGGGAGCATCGGCCGAAGGATTCATGAAGAATACGCGCTCGAACTGCCCGAGCGCGGCAGGATCATCCAGCGCCTCCAGGCTCTCCAACCTGGAGACAAGGACGTGCTTGTCACCGTCCTTCGCGAGGCGAGAGAGAAGTCGTGGCGACAAAAAGGGTGAAATCACGAGCATGCGGTCGATGCGGCCCACAAACGGCCAGCGGCGCGCACCATCGATGCCAAGCGGCCAGAAGGTTATGGCCGCGAACCCGTCTGGGAGATCGAAGCGGACGCGACGCACCTCGTCCTGGAGGCGGTCGACATCTCGCTGAATCCTGTCGGGAATGGGCCGACGGATGGCCAAGCCCGGCAACGCCGCAAAGAAATCACCGAGCGGGTGGTTGTCGGCGAACGCGTTCCGCCGTTGTGCGAGTTCGCCGTTCAGGACCAAGATTGTGTCCCATGAGCGATCAAAGGTGAGGTTTCTCGTCAGACATACTAACCGGTAGAATACCCGCCCATCCGGGGCGGTGAAGCGAAGGGCCCAGATTTTTGGATGGAACACACCTTGGGGATTCGGCGGCACGACCTGTACGATGGAATCTTCAAGATACCCGAACAGCGTCTCATGCCGCTTAGGGATCGCGATGCCACCGGCATGGCAGAAGATGCTGACATGCTCCGCGTGACGCCGCAGGGCCTCAAGCATTGCCAGCGGGTCCGCGACCGGGCGTCCCTCCTCATCCCCCAAATCGAAGAGGGTGAACGCCAGAGGTGCGGTCAATGCGGCAAGCAGATCGAGAGAGTAGGTGGTGCCGATAGCGCAGTCGAGCGTGTGGCCTTCCGGAGGGCGTAACGCCTCCAGCAACAGGCGCCGGTCCTGCGGATCAAGCATCCGGCTCCTCGCGCTCCACGGCCCGGAGAATGTCGAGCACCATGGTCTGGGCGATGGGCCAACGATACGAAAGCTGCGCAGTACCAGCTTCGCCATTCCAGAGTTCCCGCGCGCGGAAATTATCCAGCCGAGCCAGCGCTCGCTTCAAGACGACCTCTCGGTCGTGAATCAATTGACGGGCGCGCTGATTCGCCCCGATGCGGGGGGCCTCTGGGGACAATGCCATCCCTAACCACGTGTCGATGAACGATTTCGTCGTGATGGGGATGTGCCCGCTGCCCGAGTGAGCTATCCCCCAGAACCCGCGCTGGTCCCATCTCGTCAGGGCATCCTTACGAGCTTCTAGCAGAGCCGCCCAGGATCGCAACCGCTCTTGGTAATCTGCAATCGTCTCACGATGCCCGCCCAGCTCCGCCAACATGAGGTTATAGAGGAGGGCCGTACCCCAGATCGACTCGGAAAAGTTCCGCGCGTGTGCCAGCTGATCTCGGATGCGGACGGGGAATTCCCCAACC
Coding sequences:
- a CDS encoding helicase-related protein, encoding MADEVGLGKTLVARGVIAKAIDHLWGRVPRIDIVYICSSAEIARQNINRLNVTGQEDLPLASRITLLPITLRDLKTNSVNFVSFTPGTSFSLKSNLGTAEERALLYWLLSEAWDLRGTGPLNVLRGHVQTGNFRDRVRYFRDSREIDKSLAEEFVLAVGRQIASDQQKGQPDLRSRFDDLCTRFSKDKKNIPQEDATDRSRLIGELRSLLAATCLQALQPDLIILDEFQRFKHLLDGDDEASQLARRLFEYADDVSTARVLLLSATPYRMYTTSSEMSEDDHYNDFVRTLGFLLGDETKKAALAGLLKEYRRELFRLDGGGTGRLVELKHQLEFHLRSVMLRTERLAASEDRNGMLVEAPMLGVTLEPQDLEAFVALQRVARLLETNGTLEYWKSAPYLLNFMDNYDLKRALKEAVGDPNEHSALEAALSGAGSLLLPWPAIRAYGEIDPGNARLRGMLTETVRNGAWRLLWIPPSLPYYRLGGPFDDQVLERFTKRLVFSSWLVAPKVIAAILSYESERLMMTSGADTVLENTVEARRRRSPLLRFARDSEGRLTGMPVLGLIYPSMALGRLGDPLEFFRERGADGAAPLISEMLKWVGSRLEGLLPAIGATLGGTGPVDETWYWAAPILLDVLTEPAAARRWLSQGNLDWIWSSAGESRRDQSEDTIWAEHVKRARDLVADRPPLGRPPDDLVSVLAEMALAGPAVAAMRALARIAGGPARFPEDWLRNHAGQVAWAFRSLFNLPEVMALIRGMNPEEPYWRRVLDYCVNGGLQATLDEFAHMLREMLGLFDKKPDEVSAAVSGAMDFALGLRASTTRVDEIVVNNDSHAIAIEDQGMRARFAMRFGDDDADGGAEVTRKDQVRAAFNSPFWPFVVATTSIGQEGLDFHPYCHAVVHWNLPSNPVDLEQREGRIHRYKGHAVRRNLALRYGASALSTGCNDPWDSAFEQGSRDRAEGVSDLVPFWVYQIDGGAKIERHVPALAMSRDLNRLAALRRALTLYRMVFGQPRQEDLLAYLTSRSPEPEVARALSNLRIDLSPPEI
- a CDS encoding phospholipase D family protein; the encoded protein is MVLNGELAQRRNAFADNHPLGDFFAALPGLAIRRPIPDRIQRDVDRLQDEVRRVRFDLPDGFAAITFWPLGIDGARRWPFVGRIDRMLVISPFLSPRLLSRLAKDGDKHVLVSRLESLEALDDPAALGQFERVFFMNPSADAPNEIDEETNAGGERSLSGLHAKLYVADAGWDARVWVGSANATERAFGANVEFLIELVGAKSRCGVDAVLGGDESVPFAGLLQLFEPGNQAPGAEPISEQLERHLELARRAVASAPLYLRVDPGDGPEQIRLGLFGRGAEAVNLPSDLDIRCWPITLKEDVAALSLSAGTGLLADFGLLSFEALTSFLAFEIAGTVDGVPGAVRFVLNLPIEGAPADRRDRILRSLLRDPDRVLRFLFLLLSEDEIEARDALFSGNGQGPGTKGLFGPEDGSALFEVLVSTLDRNPAKLDEVARLIDDLRKSPEGEALLPPGFNSVWQPIWTARQRLKDEYAGPTP